The Pelosinus sp. IPA-1 genomic interval TACGGCTGGCAATAAGGGTTCATTAATAGAAATAGCTGGTAGTGCTGACTTCACCACTACCACCGATAATCTGAGCAAATTAATTGCTAAGTATACAACTGAAATCGATACCGAGCAAACCCGAATAGATGATTATGAAGATACGCTTTATGACAAATACACTACGCTAGAAACATATATTAATAAAATGAATTCACAACTTTCATCCTTGTCATCAATGACTAGTAGTAGTTGAGTTATTTAGGTAATACAAATATTTTCAAGGAGTGGATCGTATGGGGCAGTGGGAAAAGGCCAGTTGCTGCTTAAATAAAAAAATACAAATTATCGAAAAAATTGCTGTCAATACCGAAGCTCAGTGCCGTTTTATTCACCGACGAGAGATGAACGGTCTAAAACGCACCCTCGCAGAACGAGACGTGCTAATCTGGAAACTCATTGCTATAAATGAAGAGTTATCCAGCGATCAAACCTGGAAACGTATGGGGAAGTTAAAGTCGATAATTCAGGATATTACCCATAAAGAACAAGAAATAATGGATCGCAGCCGCCAAATCATCCAGGAAGCTGTCATTGAGCGGGCTCGTATTGCCGCCGAATTAAGAAATAGCAAGGCGCAGAGACAGGTAAAAAGTCAGTATATCAATCCTTGGGTTATAATGATGTCGGGACGCCACATCAATAGAAAAGGCTGAGCAATACTTGGAAACATATTGAGGTGTTATCATGCAGAAAAATGTAAACGAGGTTCAAAGGGGGAATGGTCGTGAATGCTGCCAATGCATATAAGAGACAACAAGTCATGACCGCACCATCCGAAGAGTTGACGCTAATGCTGTACAACGGAGCCATTCGCTTTGTTACAGAAAGCATTCTGGCTATTGAAAAGAAGAATCCTGAGAAGGCACATATCTCGAATATGCGAGCGCAAAATATCGTTCGTGAATTTATGGTGACAATGGATATGAAACAGGAAATATCCAAGACATGGTTACAGGTTGATGAATATATATTACATTGCTTGATTCAGGGCAATATAAAAAAAAATACGGCGCCATTAAAAGAAGCAAAAAGATTGTTGTTGGGATTTCGCGACGTATGGCTCCAAGCCATGAAGCAAGTGCGGAATGGCAAAGTAGTAGGGAAGTAAGGATTCTTTTGTTGGTTAGTCATATATAGCAATGAAAATCTCTGTCTTGAAGTAGTAGGCAGGGATTTTTACGTTATAAATTAGAGGTGTAGGAGATGACGGTAGAAGAGTGTATAGTTGAAGGGCTTACGTTGATAGCAAATCATGAATGGCGGCAAGCAGCTTTGTTTTTTTGCCAAGCGATAAAACTGGATCCAAGTTTGCCGGAGGCCTATCAACGCTTAGGCGAGGTCTTAATACTGATAGGTGACTGGGATAACGCCCAAGCGTGTTTTGGTAAGGTTATTGAATTAGATCCCGAAATTCCAGAGGCCTATAACCATTTAGGGGTGGTTTTAAAACATAAAAACTTCCTAGATGAAGCGGAAGAGTGTTATCGTCAGGCGATTGAGAAAGAGCCAGATTACTTTGATGCATTTCATAATTTGGGAAATTGTCTTAAATGGACCAATCGCTTTGATGAAGCGGAGGTTTCCTATCTTCGAGCCTTGGCGCTACGGCCGGACTCTGAAAAAACACGTTTTTCACTGGCAACTCTATATTTACTGCGCGGGCAATATAATAAAGGCTGGAAACTATACGATTCGCGGTTTAATTGGCAAGAAAAATTCTGTATGGATATCCCTATTTGGCAAGGAGAAGCTTTGGCGGGGCGCAAGGTGCTGCTATTTTATGAGCAGGGCCTTGGTGATATGATTCAATTTATTAGATATGCAAAGCAAGTTGCTCAAGCTGCGACAAAAACGACAATATGGATTCAAAAACCATTGGAACGATTGCTGATTAATATGCAAAATGATTTATCTGTCTGTAGCAGTGGCAGGAATATCGATCCAGAACAATTTGATTTTGCTTGTTCACTATTTAGTCTGCCAGCAAAATTTAATTCAGAGCAAGAAACGTTTGCTAGTTGCATTCCTTATATCCATGGAGATCAGGATGTTTCAGCAAAATGGCGAAAAATTATCGATGAGCTGGCTGGCGGAAGATGCAAGGTTGGAATTGTCTGGGCGGGAAACCCTGAGCATGCAGATGATCAGAACCGATCAATACCATTTGAATTAGTTAGTAAGTTGTTTGATAACAGTACAGTATTTTGGGTTAGTCTGCAGGTGGGGAAAGAGGTTCAAGATCTAACGCCAAGGTCCCAGTGCCTATTTGATTGCTCCGGAGAACTTGTCGATTTCGCAGAAACGGCTGGAGTGATAGATAATCTTGACCTGGTCATTTCTGTTGATACGGCTGTTGCTCATTTGGCAGGAGCTATGGGAAAAAAGATATGGCTGCTTTTGCCGTACAGATCAGATTGGCGATGGGGTCTGCACGGCGAAGACAGTCCATGGTACCCGACGATGCAGCTATTTCGTCAGCATAAACTCGGCGATTGGCAAGGAGTGCTGGAAAGGGTAAAAAATCTCTTGCGGGATATTGTTTGATGGAGAACACTTTTTCCCAGTAAAAAAAGAAAGTAAATAATAAAAGGGTTGCCTCAAGAAATGAGACAACCCTTTTTATTATTTCATTATGATTGTAACAGAGTCAATACTCTCTGCGGCTGTTGATTTGCTTTAGACAACATTGCAGTAGCCGCTTGGGTAATGACGCTTAGTTTAGTGTATTCGGCCATTTCTGAAGCCATATCAGTATCGCGAATATTGGATTCAGCAGAAGTTAAGTTTTCACTTTCCGTATCAAGATTATTGATATTGCTTTCTAGACTGTTTTGTACAGCACCTAGGTTAGAACGTTCGGACGAAACTTTCTTAATTGCCGCGTCTATTGTAGTGATAGCACTAGTAGCACTTTTCGCAGAGCTTAGATCAATACCTGTTGTAGAAGTAGAGCCTGCAACCCCCAGGCTGTTGGCGTCCATATCGCCGATGGAAAGCGTCATTGTCTGCTTTGAGTTTGCGCCAACCTGAAAGGTCAGGGCATTGGTAGCATCTACAGTAACAGTAGCAGTATCTCCAGTTTGAACAGTGCCATCTTTACCAGTGACAGTAAGGTCAAAAGCCGTTAATGTGTTGCCGTTAGCTGTAGCTGCTGCTCCATTAATTGTACCTGCTGCGTCTGTGCCAGTAGTAGTAACACTTGTTGCAGTAGCGTCTGTTGTTGCATTAAACAGACCTGTTAATGTGGTATTATTAGCTTTTAAAGTAATTGAAGAATCGCTACCATAGGTGCTATCGGTTAATGTAATACATTTTTTAGTACTATCATATGCGGCAGTTACACCAGTAGTTGTTGTTTGGGCATTAATCTTTTGCAGAACACCATCTACCGTGTCACCAGACGCAATGGTTACCGTTGTTCCGTTAATGGAAACATCTCCTGCATAAGTAGTTGCAGAATCAGTACTAGCTGCAATAGTACCTCCTGTACTAAGACCGGTACTTGCTTGTGTTGCAACTGCGGTATAACTAACCGTATAATCACCTGTTGTGGTATTATTTCCAGCAACAGTCGCGGAAGCATCAATTGAAGCTGAATTTGTGCCAGACACAGATGTAGTAGAACCGCTATCGCCATTGAGCAATTTCTTAGTGTTGTATTCAGTGTCATTAGAAATACGATCAAGTTCCTGGCGGAGTGAGTTTGTTTCATCTTGGACTGAGGTTCTGTCATCGTCGGTCAAAGTATCAGATGATGCTTCTACAGCAAGTTCGCGCATGCGTTTTAAGATTGAAGTTGTTTCGTCGAGGGCGCCATCTGCTGTCTGGGTCAAAGATGTAGCATCTTGAGAGTTGCTACTCGCTTGGTCAAGGCCTTGAATTTGGCTACGCATTTTTTCGGAAATAGCCAGTCCAGCTGAATTGTCAGCCGCGCTGTTGATAGAATACCCGGATGACAGCTTTTGCAGGGATGAATTCATGAGCGTAGTGTTTTTGTTTAATTGGTTAGTTGTGTTCAATGCGGACATGTTTGTACTAATTACCATTGACATAATTTATTCCTCCTTGATTTTGAACAAAATTTAACTTCCGTGTACCATTTTGCATTAGAATTTTGCTGCAATGAGCTTCTTTCTAATGCAAGTCATTTACTGAAATGACTTGTTCCCTATTACCGGCTATGGGTAAACGCCTCCTTTCGCGTTTATCTATTATTATTTTCGAAGAGAAATATTAAGATTGTATTTAGTAAATAGGTAAAATAATAAGTTTCTGTCGATTTTCTAAAAATAATAGTATTTTTTAGAAAGAGAATTCCAATTTTGATAGTTTATAATAATGGGCGGGAAAAAAGTATAACAGAAGTAAATGAAAAGCATGATGAAGGAAGCCACTGGCAGTGGTGTTTTTCTAAACTATATATTTGCTTATATATAGTCAAAAGGAATTATTTACGGTCTAAAAATTTAAGATAAGTTAAATTAGTAAATAAATTAATACTAAAACTAAATAAAATTTAAATAATGATATGTCATTATATAAATACAGAAATGTCCAAGGATGGATAATTTTTCACAAGGCTGTGGTTTCAAAGGGTGTTTTGAATGAAACTATTACTAGTAGATGACGAGAGTAAATTAGTTGAAGCACTATCCTATTTATTAAAAAAGAATGGCTTCGTAGTCGATATTGCTATGGATGGTGAAACAGGCATTGAAATGGCCTGCACTGGAATCTATGATATTATTATTTTGGATCGCATGTTGCCCTATTTAGATGGTGTATCGCTGCTGAAAGAATTTCGGAGACTAGGACATAGTACTCCCGTGCTCTTTTTGACAGCAAAGGATACCCCAGACGATCGGGCGGAAGGTTTAAATGCTGGTGCTGATGATTATTTGGTTAAACCATTCTTCACCGTAGAATTAGTAGCAAGGCTACAAGCTCTAGCCCGTCGCAAAAACAAAGAAATAGTGGATACCATTTTAATTCTTGACGATATTAGATTCGATCCTCAACGTGCCCAAGTGACTAAAAAAGATAGGGTAATTCAGTTAACATTAAAAGAATCACAACTGTTAGAACTATTAATACGCAATCAAGGCCAAGTGGTTACCAAACAACGCATTATAGAAAAAGTATGGGGCTACAATTCCGAGGCGGAAGAAAGTACAATCAATATATATATTCATTACTTACGCAAAAAAATTAACATATCCAATTTGAAGACGGTAAGGGGCGTTGGCTATTATTTGCCGAAAAGCAATATAACGAAAGTTGCGAATTAAGTTTTTAAAAAAGTAAAAAAGTTACCTGTTATTTACAGGTAACTTTTTCTACTTTCAACATAGTCGATATTTTATGTCTTGCTGGCTTGCATATATCTCAATCTCGAGCTGGAGTCTTTCCATGATAATTTTTCCTACCATGTCCTGCACTTCTTCAGCGGTTTCTTTAACACCCTTGTCAAGAGATAACAAGAGAGCGTCAGCCTGTTCTCGGGACAGATTAGGGGGAACTACCAAATTAAAAGTAGGCTCAAATGATTTACAGGCATAATTTTCGATATAATCTCTCATTCGGTTACTTACATAATTTATAAAATCTTTATCTGCTGTTATCTCGGCTAGATACATTCGTATATGTCTTTCTATTTCCTCACAAGGGTTTTCGACTTGTGTAGGAAAAGGGATGATTTTTGATTGCAAAATAGTACCTCCTCGGTAAAATTAAAATAAAGTCTTACCTTATGTTGTAGGATTTGGCGTAAGTTAAATATTCACAAGTTTTTCTTCTTGAATGTATTTGAAACTATCTTCGTAGATCTCGCCGCGGATAATATTTATATATTTAGGGGCATCGATTGCCAGTCTTAAATCGCCCTCGTCACTTCTGACGACTTTGACCATAATATCTTTTCCGATCATAACGTATTCGCCAGGTTTTCTTCCCAATACCAGCATAATCATTTTCCTCCTCATATATAAATAAAATTCTTCTTTTACTATCATCTCATTCTTTTCTTTAGTTAAGATTAAATTATTATCAATAAAAAGCAAAATAGTCGAAAAGGTGCCCTACGTTATAATATAGGGCACCTTTTTCTATAGTTGACGGTATTAATGTGAATATAGCAATTACATTTAGACAAAATAAGTAGAGGTGTACAAATAGAAAATAGTCTCTGCTGTGAGAATGAGTTAAAAAATTCTATAGCAGAGATTGTTTTTTTATGTAAAGGAATCTATAAAGGTATACGCGAAGAAATAATAAAACTTGTAAATAGAGTAGTAATAGCAGTAATAGTTGATTTTATGATGAGAAAGGAAGAGTATTTATGGATGTTACACCAAAATCAGAAATCGAAAAAAGGATTTATAGCTTTCAGGAAAAACTAAGAGGTCAGGAGCTTGACGGAGGAATCATTGTATTAAATAGTGATATGTTCTACTTTGCTGGTACAGTACAAAATTCCTATTTATATATCCCTGCTACTGGCGATCCTGTGTTAATGGTGAAAAAAAGCTTACGACGTGCTCAAGAGGAGTCTTCACTCAAAAATATTATTCCCATTAAGCACCCTATGGAAATCCCCGCAATTCTGGCAAGCTTTCATTGTACAAATTTGAAAAAAATAGGACTAGAATTGGATGTTTTACCATTTAATATTTACCAAATGTATAGAAAAGTATTTCCTAGTGCCGGATTTAGCGATATTTCCCCTGCGATAAAAGAAATACGTATGATCAAGTCACCCTATGAAGTAGAACTTTTGCGCAATGCCTTACAAGTTGCGGATCAGGCTTTTTCCGCAGTCCCTACATTTTTACAGGCAGGAATTCCAGAAATTGAATTAGCTGCTTTGTTTGAAGCGGAGCTACGTAAAGGTGGGTATTCTGGTTCCTGCAAAATGAGAGCCTTTAATCAAGATTTCTTTTACGGAAACGTGTGTAGTGGCAGCAATGGCTCTTATCCTAGTTTCTTTGATGGACCTGTAGGGGGTAAAGGTGTATCTTTATCCTTCCCCCAAGGGGCTGGATGGAAGAAGATAGAAAGAGATGAGATTGTTTATATCGATTATACTTGCGTGGTACAAGGTTATACAGGTGACCAAGCACGAATTTTCTGTGTAGGGGAACTTACTCCTCATATGACAAAGGCGTTTGAAGATATGTTACTGATTCAGGATGAAATACTTAAGGGAATCAAGCCGGGAACACCTGCTGAAGAGCCTTATCTATTAGCTGTAAAAATAGCAGAAGAAATGGGCTATAAAGACTACTTCATGGGCTACAAGGAAGATCAGGTTAAGTTTGTTGGTCATGGTATTGGCTTAGAACTTGATGAATGGCCTATATTTGCTAAAGGACTTAAGAATCCGATCTTGCCTGGTATGACTTTTGCGCTGGAACCAAAATTAGTGTTTCCTGAAGGAGCCATTGGAACGGAGAATAGCTATGTTATGACAGAGGAAGGACCCAAGAAATTAAGTTTGACTCCTGAGGTTATCACCTATATTAAGTAAGAACAACAAATTATGAGGAAATATTATTACTTCATATTGAAAGAATGTCCTAGAAGAGATGCTACTCTTCTAGGACATTTTTTTCTACTTGAAGGATAATATACTTTTTAAAATTAGAACTGCTGGCTGAAAAGAAATAACCAAATGTTAACATGAAAATAATAGTTAGCTTCGTTATTTGTGTTATCTTAGGATTGAAAATATAATTTTTCTCCTAGAGAATCATAAAGACAAAATTCTGTCAGTTATCATACATAATAGGCTTTTTATTAGAAGGGGGGATTTCTTTGAGTTATTTACCTTTGTCAGATATCAAGATAGGAATGACTCTTAATCAGGTATTTGTCAGTCCAGATGCAAAGATGGTTTTTGGGCAAGGAACGGTGGTAAATGAGTATTTACTATCTTGCTTAAAAAGATGGGCAGTAGAAGGTGCCGATGTGCTAGAGGTCGCAACTGCTGATTTTAACATAGCTGAAATTGAGAAAATGGTTTCGGATATTGTTATAACCTTGGAAAATAGTACAACCATAGAAAAACATGGACAAGTCACTACAGAGGTGCATTCTGAGATAGAAATAGAATTGAAACGAATTTTTTTGCGTGCTAGGTATCATGGGGTTATACCTTTAGATACGATTCTTAACTTGGTTAATACGAAAATCTACCCAAGGCTGTCCCAAAAGGATTCTTTTATACAATTACATGCAGATACCTCATCTGGAGATTATCTGTATAGGCACGCATTAGATGTTGCTCTACTTTCTGGTTATCTCGGGCAATGGCTCGGCTATGGTGACAGTGATATTTTGAACCTTGCTTTGGCTGGATTACTGCATGATATTGGTAAATCTCGATTCAAATCTGAAGTGTTAAGCAAACCTGATAAGCCAAATTGGGAAGAGTTCAATATTGCTAAAATACATGCAAGCTATAGTTATCAATTGCTGGCGCAAACAGAGATTGTACCTGATGCAGTTTTAAATGCAGTTC includes:
- the fliS gene encoding flagellar export chaperone FliS; the protein is MVVNAANAYKRQQVMTAPSEELTLMLYNGAIRFVTESILAIEKKNPEKAHISNMRAQNIVREFMVTMDMKQEISKTWLQVDEYILHCLIQGNIKKNTAPLKEAKRLLLGFRDVWLQAMKQVRNGKVVGK
- a CDS encoding response regulator transcription factor gives rise to the protein MKLLLVDDESKLVEALSYLLKKNGFVVDIAMDGETGIEMACTGIYDIIILDRMLPYLDGVSLLKEFRRLGHSTPVLFLTAKDTPDDRAEGLNAGADDYLVKPFFTVELVARLQALARRKNKEIVDTILILDDIRFDPQRAQVTKKDRVIQLTLKESQLLELLIRNQGQVVTKQRIIEKVWGYNSEAEESTINIYIHYLRKKINISNLKTVRGVGYYLPKSNITKVAN
- a CDS encoding flagellin, producing the protein MSMVISTNMSALNTTNQLNKNTTLMNSSLQKLSSGYSINSAADNSAGLAISEKMRSQIQGLDQASSNSQDATSLTQTADGALDETTSILKRMRELAVEASSDTLTDDDRTSVQDETNSLRQELDRISNDTEYNTKKLLNGDSGSTTSVSGTNSASIDASATVAGNNTTTGDYTVSYTAVATQASTGLSTGGTIAASTDSATTYAGDVSINGTTVTIASGDTVDGVLQKINAQTTTTGVTAAYDSTKKCITLTDSTYGSDSSITLKANNTTLTGLFNATTDATATSVTTTGTDAAGTINGAAATANGNTLTAFDLTVTGKDGTVQTGDTATVTVDATNALTFQVGANSKQTMTLSIGDMDANSLGVAGSTSTTGIDLSSAKSATSAITTIDAAIKKVSSERSNLGAVQNSLESNINNLDTESENLTSAESNIRDTDMASEMAEYTKLSVITQAATAMLSKANQQPQRVLTLLQS
- a CDS encoding Xaa-Pro peptidase family protein: MDVTPKSEIEKRIYSFQEKLRGQELDGGIIVLNSDMFYFAGTVQNSYLYIPATGDPVLMVKKSLRRAQEESSLKNIIPIKHPMEIPAILASFHCTNLKKIGLELDVLPFNIYQMYRKVFPSAGFSDISPAIKEIRMIKSPYEVELLRNALQVADQAFSAVPTFLQAGIPEIELAALFEAELRKGGYSGSCKMRAFNQDFFYGNVCSGSNGSYPSFFDGPVGGKGVSLSFPQGAGWKKIERDEIVYIDYTCVVQGYTGDQARIFCVGELTPHMTKAFEDMLLIQDEILKGIKPGTPAEEPYLLAVKIAEEMGYKDYFMGYKEDQVKFVGHGIGLELDEWPIFAKGLKNPILPGMTFALEPKLVFPEGAIGTENSYVMTEEGPKKLSLTPEVITYIK
- a CDS encoding tetratricopeptide repeat protein, encoding MTVEECIVEGLTLIANHEWRQAALFFCQAIKLDPSLPEAYQRLGEVLILIGDWDNAQACFGKVIELDPEIPEAYNHLGVVLKHKNFLDEAEECYRQAIEKEPDYFDAFHNLGNCLKWTNRFDEAEVSYLRALALRPDSEKTRFSLATLYLLRGQYNKGWKLYDSRFNWQEKFCMDIPIWQGEALAGRKVLLFYEQGLGDMIQFIRYAKQVAQAATKTTIWIQKPLERLLINMQNDLSVCSSGRNIDPEQFDFACSLFSLPAKFNSEQETFASCIPYIHGDQDVSAKWRKIIDELAGGRCKVGIVWAGNPEHADDQNRSIPFELVSKLFDNSTVFWVSLQVGKEVQDLTPRSQCLFDCSGELVDFAETAGVIDNLDLVISVDTAVAHLAGAMGKKIWLLLPYRSDWRWGLHGEDSPWYPTMQLFRQHKLGDWQGVLERVKNLLRDIV
- a CDS encoding carbon storage regulator, which encodes MLVLGRKPGEYVMIGKDIMVKVVRSDEGDLRLAIDAPKYINIIRGEIYEDSFKYIQEEKLVNI
- a CDS encoding HD-GYP domain-containing protein, whose product is MSYLPLSDIKIGMTLNQVFVSPDAKMVFGQGTVVNEYLLSCLKRWAVEGADVLEVATADFNIAEIEKMVSDIVITLENSTTIEKHGQVTTEVHSEIEIELKRIFLRARYHGVIPLDTILNLVNTKIYPRLSQKDSFIQLHADTSSGDYLYRHALDVALLSGYLGQWLGYGDSDILNLALAGLLHDIGKSRFKSEVLSKPDKPNWEEFNIAKIHASYSYQLLAQTEIVPDAVLNAVLQHHERMDGSGYPYGCSDTEVTMLARIIAVADVYDALISNRYYKKSVSPQEAIEIMMFQMSGQLDTRVLACLIEHVKKFDVGGKRSVLHNLAM